A genomic segment from Rahnella aceris encodes:
- the bamE gene encoding outer membrane protein assembly factor BamE — translation MRCKTLTAAAVALVMLTAGCSTLEKVVYRPDINQGNYLSPADVQKIHTGMTKQQVAYVLGTPMLHDPFGSNVWYYVFRQEPGHEGITQQTLTLTFNESDTLTNIDNKPKLSDQK, via the coding sequence ATGCGCTGTAAAACGCTAACTGCCGCCGCTGTAGCTCTTGTAATGCTTACTGCGGGCTGTTCCACTCTGGAAAAGGTGGTTTATCGGCCTGACATCAATCAGGGGAACTACTTGTCTCCTGCTGATGTTCAAAAAATTCATACCGGTATGACTAAACAACAAGTTGCTTATGTTCTCGGCACGCCGATGCTACACGACCCGTTTGGCAGTAATGTTTGGTATTACGTGTTCCGTCAGGAACCAGGCCATGAAGGTATCACTCAGCAGACTTTAACGCTGACCTTCAACGAGTCTGATACGCTGACCAACATCGACAACAAACCTAAGTTGAGCGATCAAAAGTAA